In the Pedobacter cryoconitis genome, ATAGCCTCTTAATCATTCTTTAAATCTTACTATGGATTCTGTCCACCTGGCCCAATCGCTGGATTTGCGTTGATCTCAGATTGTGGAATTACCCATTGCCATTTTGGATCACCCGCAGCCTCACCTAAGGTTGTTGCCAATTCATTTGTATGGTTAGAATTACTTCTGTCCAATGCAGAATTCAGACGTTTAAGATCCGTAAAACGGAATCCTTCACCCCATAATTCAACACGACGCTGAATTAAGATCTCATTGATCAGCGCATCACCAGTATTGGTTGACAATACATAATTAGGATCTCTGTTTACAGCCAGCTTATAAAGAGCCGCCTGTGCAAGACTATGCTGTCCAGTTCTGGCTAACGCTTCTGCTTCGATCAGGTACATTTCAGCAGTACGCATATGCGCCACATCACCTATACTTGTCACTCCTGCTACCATGAACTTTCTGTTCATATATGGTTTTCTTGCTCCGCTTGGTGGAACAAGAAAAGTCTTGTCTGCACCTGTTGGATCCCATAATGTTTTTCTTACATCAGTGGCAGCGATTTTATCATACAATAATTTGTTAATCGCTTTAGGATTTGTTCTAACGTTAGAAGAGTTAAAATTCGAAGACATATAAGCAAAGAAAGAAGAGAAATCAGAAGACTGATCTTCCACTTGCTTGCTTCCCCAAATCCACTCTTGATTCGCAGAATTATTAAAGCCGCTTTTATATTCATCATTAGTCATTAAGCTGCTTGCAGCTCTTGCTTCCACAGCATTTGCAGCCGCAACAGTCCACAAACCTTGCGTTAATGCAACTCTTGCTTTGATACCTTTTGCTACTCTTAAATCAAAGTGGCTTTTATTTGCTCTTACTGATGTTTTAGCAAAAAGGACAATAGCTGCATCGATATCTGTGTTAATCTGCGTATAAACACCTTCAACCGTACCTCTTGGTTTTGCAGTTACATCAGTAGCCAATACGATAGGCACGCCTGGCTGTGTATTATTTCCAGCTGCATCATAACGCTTAGAATAAATTTGCACTAACAGGAAATGTGCCCATGCTCTGTAGGTTAATGCTTCGGCCATAATTGCATCTTTAGCTGCCTGCTCACCTTCAGCTCCATTTACTTTCGCAATGATCTGATTTGCATTTGCAATAATCGTATAATAAAATTTATACGCGTATTTATCATTGATGCTGGAAGCATTTCTATGGTCAATCCATTTGTACATATTATTGTACCAGCCATTACCAGCTGTGGTCATTACCACATCTTCCCCAAGCATGTCCAGGTTGATTTTCATACCTGACTCTCCACCTTGATCCTGGTTGTTATCGTCGAATTGTTTGTACAACATACGGTGAATACCGTTTAAAGCAGCCATTGCGTTATCTGTAGTTTTAAATACAGTAGCATCATCCGCTTTATCAGTAGGATTTGTTTCCAAAAAAGACTTTTTACATGATGCAAAGGTCAGTGCAATCAATAAAAAAGGAAGGAATTTATATTTTATAGTTTTCATCAGTATAATTTAATTAAAATGCAACATTTAGTCCCAAAGTAATAGTACGTGTTGGTGAATAACCAGCTGATGTAGTTCCATTATAAGAATAACTTGGATCTAAACCTTTACGTTTGGACAATAAGAATAAGTTCTCTCCACCAACATATACTCTCGCATTTTTAAGGTCTGCTTTGGCAACTAAAGCCTTTGGCAAATTATAAGAAAGCGTAGCAGATCTGAAAGCAATGTAAGAGGCATTAATTAACCAACGATCTGAAGCTGCATTATTGAAAGCTGACTGACCAACATCCAAACGAGGCACATCAGTAACATCTCCAGAATTTTTCCAGGCATTTAAAGCATCAACATGTAACGCCCCACCATATCTGCTGTAAGTCATTAAACCTGCATAAGCGGAATCATAAACTTTACCACCAATCTGGTAGTTCACCAGGAAAGAGAATTGGAAATCTTTATAAGTAAATGAGTTGGTAATGCTACCTGCAAGTTTTGGAATAGCAGTTCCAGCATAACCATATTCAGCATTGTTAGGATTTGTAGTATAATCTACGCCATTAATAGTCCTGCTTTGTGCAGCATTACCTACAGGGATATTTTTATCTCTTACATACAGTGAAACACCATCTGCCGGATCTACACCACCCCATTTTCTTAACCAGAAATCATACCTTGATTGACCAACTTGTAATTTTGTAACGCCATCAATGATTGTTGGTGTTTCTTCTGGTAATTTCGTAATGCTGTTTTTAACAGCCGTCATGTTGATATTAGCAGTCCACTGGAAGCTTTTTCTTTTGATGATGTCTCCGCCAATTTCAAACTCGATACCTTTGTTATACATACTTCCAATGTTTCTTGCAATAGTTGGAACACCATTAGAAACTGGAAGTGGAACATTAAATAATAAATTATTTGATCTTCTGTCAAATACTTCAATTGTACCACGTAACCTGTTTTTAAACAAACCATACTCCAATGCAATATCAGTAGAATAGTTAGTTTCCCATTTCAAATCAGGTGTTGCTAAAGTATTTAAAGCTAATCCACCTTCTTTGTTATTGTTATAGTTCAGGTTGTAATATGATTTGTAGTTATAATAAATATCGTTTCCATTAGCGTCAAGTAATCTATCATTACCAACAGAACCGTATGAAGTACGCAATTTAAGGTAATCTACCCAAGGTGTACTTTTCATAAAGTCTTCAGCAGTAATTAACCACGAAGCTCCAACTGAGAAGAAGTTACCCCATCTTGATTGTGAGGAGAATTTAGAAGAACCGTCACGCCTAAAAGACCCGTTCATGAAATACTTACCATCATAGTTATAATTTAACTGTGTGAAGTAAGATTCCAGGTTGTAAACATTTTTATAAGCATTCAGATCACTGGTTGTTGTAAAGTTGATCAGCTCAGTATTTCCATCTAAAACCTGTCCATTTCTTGAACCTGTTCTGTAGTTATAAGTATACTGGTAAGTTTCATGACCAGCAAGAAAATCAAAATTACTCTTCTCAACAGTTTTGTTGTAATTTAAAATCTGAGTTGAAGTAAATGAAGTTGTTGTCGAACCACTGTTAGATGATCTGCCACTAGGTGCGCCATCACCAATAAACCTGTTATCGTAAGAATTTGCACTGTATTCTGAAACGTCTACATTCAGTTTTTGAGTGAATTTAAAGTCTTTTAAGAAGGTAACCTCTCCAAAAGTCCTTGCACTCAATGAGTTTATTTTAGTTAATTCCTGATTTAAAAGAGTTTCTTGTACAACATGTCTTCCACTGCTTGCGCCAGCTGGGCGAAGCGCTCCTGGATCAAAGATCTTATCACCATTCTTATCAGTCATAAAAGCACCTGAAGCATCGTGCATATATACAGGATAAATCGGGCCAATGTTACGTGCAAAATAGAACACGTTATTATAACTTGTTCCACCAGTAGTTCCTTGAGAGTTCAAAGTCATACCGCTCGCTATGTTCGATTTAGTCAAGTTTCCAGAAACATTTAAACCTGTTTTAAACCAGGTTAATGGATTTGCATTGACACTTACCCGGCCAGTAATCCTGTTGTAATCTGAACGTTCAACATATCCTTTATCATCAAGGTAACCCAATGACATGAAGTAATCTGATTTTTCAGAAGCACCACTATAGTTTAGGTTTGCATCAGTTCTTTTACCAACACGGATCAATGGTTTTGCCCAATCAAAATCGTCATATAAAAGTTTTGCATTTGGGTTTAGCAATCCATCAGTACCCACAATTGCATTGTCAGCAACATTGAAAGGATTGTATCCTAATGCACCTTTAATTGATGAAGATGCTTTCGCTCTCGCTTCCACATCAGTCAGCCCTTTTCCACTTTGCGGATATACCAGGTTATTTTTATAAGCCTGCCATGCTAAAGGATAATACTGAGCTGCATCAACTCTGTCATATTCAGGAATACCTCTTGAACTTATACCTTGAGTAATGTTTAATCCTAACTGATCATTACCTTTTCTACCTTTAATAGTAGTTACAATAACGACCCCATTTGCTGCACGTGATCCGTACAAAGCAGATGCAGAAGCATCTTTTAAGATTGAAATATTCTGAATATCATTCACGTTCAGATTCGAAAGATCACCATCATATGGGGCGCCATCTACTACATATAATGGAGTATTTGAAGCGTTAATCGATCCAAAACCACGGATACGAATAGATCCTGAAGCACCTGGTTGTCCACTTCCTGAACTAGACATAACACCAGCAGAAGCTCCGGATAAAGCGCTGTTAACATTAGTTAACGGTCTTAATTCAAGCTCTTTTTTGCTAATCTGTGCTACTGAACCAGTAATTGCTTCTTTTTTTGAAGTTCCGTAAGCAACGTTAATTACCACTTCACTTAACGCCTGCGCATCTTCGCTCAATAAAGCATTGATAACAGCTTTTGATCCAACTGTTTGTTCTGTTGTAGTATAGCCAATTGCTGAAAACACAATCACATCTGATGGAGTAACCGGGCCTATTGCATAAGCACCATTTCCATCTGTTTGGGCACCTGTCGTTTTTCCTTTAACTTTCACAGATACTCCCGGAATCGGAAGACCATCTCCTTTTCCTGTTACTTTACCTTTTATTGTTGTATTTTGAGCAAATGCAGAACTTATGCATAGCAAACTCAGCACAATAAAATTGAGAAGTTTTCTTTTCATTTAGAATAAGTAAGGTTAATTATTTGTTATTTGGGGCACAATATGTACAATAAATTATACTTACAGGAACTGTTGACGGACAAAGACTCCTTTTTAGCTTTTTTACTTATTTATTTTATTTAACAGAAAACATTTTCACTTAAAGTATTTAATAAGATTTTAAAAACCATTTTAGCATATAAATAAGCCTGATTATTGCATTCATGATATTTAGATCCTTAAAATCAAATCGCCGTTTCCTTGCTGTATGCTGGCAAAACAACGAACACGAGATTTATTGAATATGGTTTTTCCTATCTTTGAATTGCCTGTTAAAAATCATTCTGGGCCAATACTATTGAGCGATTCAAAAGACCGTTTCAGCCGGGTAAATATAAAGTTCAGTCAATAAGATCTTTGAATAAACGTCTTTGACACTAGATTTATAACTTAAACCTGTTTTGTTCATTATAAGAGAAGCCATGGCCAAGAATACTAAAGAAACAAGTGAACGTACTTTTTATCAGCACTTCAGGTTTTTCATTTTACCTGTCGTCTTTTTCTGTTTTTACATTTTCATTTATCTGTTAAACCCTTACGATCCATTCTGGAATGTTTATTTTGAACAGAACATATATACTTTGCTTACCGAGTGGCTTGGGGTAATGGTCGTTTGTTTTCTGATTACTGAATCCAGCCTGCTGATAGCCAGATGGCTGGACCGGCATATTCCATGGATAGAATCTCCGTTATTGCGTTTTGTCTGCCAGTTTTTCTTACAGATTATCATTGCGGGCGCTGTTATCAATCTGCTGCTTTATATTGATCACCTGGTCTACCCGCGTTGTGATACTTCTTCGCAAAGTGACAAAACATCTAGCTGGCAGGTTGGCCTGGTGAGCATTATCATCAGTACCTTAATCAGCGCTATTTATACTGCTGATTTCTTCCTCCGCAAATGGAAAATGTCAATGCTCGAAACATCAGCGCTAGAACTCAAAGCATATGATCTGAATCAGGTAGCTATGCAGGCAGAGCTTCAATCATTGAAAGCACAGCTTGATCCACACTTTATGTTTAACAACTTCAGTACCCTATCAAGCCTGATAGCTGAAAACCCAGAATCTGCACTTCTTTTTCTGGACAATCTCTCCAAAGTATACCGCTACATGATTATTAACCTGAGCCGGGATATTATCTCGCTGAAGGACGAAATTAAATTTATCAACTCTTACATCTACCTGATCAAAATAAGGGTATCTGATAACCTGCAGATCAATATTGATATTCCTGAAAACTATGAAATTAAAGGCGTACCACCAATCACACTGCAATTATTAATAGAAAATGCCATAAAGCATAATGTAGCCTCACGTTCACGTCCATTACATATAAATATTTGTATCAATGCTGAAGGCTGGCTCGAAGTTTCAAATAATCTGCAATTGGTCAACTTCCATATACCATCAACACGGGTCGGACTAAAAAACATTATCAGCCGTTACCGTTTGTTATCAGATGCCTGTCCGCAGATCATAGAAAATGAGAATACCTTTATAGTCAAACTACCCTTATTAGAAATAACTGAATAACAAAGATGAATGTATTAATCATAGAGGATGAAAAACTGAATGCCATACGCCTGCAAAAGATACTACTTGAAATAGATAGCCATACTGAGATTGTTGCCACACTGGATACGATCGCAGATAGTGTCCAATGGCTGCGTTCAAATCCGCATCCTAACTTGATTTTAATGGATGTGCGCCTTGCAGACGGTATTTGTTTTGAAATATTCTCTAAAGTTGAGATTACTGTTCCTGTTATTTTTACGACTGCCTATGATGAATATGCACTACGTGCTTTTAAGGTAAACAGTATTGATTACCTGTTAAAACCAATAGACATTGATGAATTAAGAGGCAGCATTTCTAAATTCAAGCAACAACACACGCAGAAAATATCTTCCGGAACAATTGAAGAGGTTGTTGCTATTATAAAAAAACAAAATCCAAATTACCGTTCCCGTTTTCTAATTCCATATCGTGATGGCTACAAGACCATTATGGTTCCAGATATTGCTTATTTTTACTCTGAGAACAAGATCACGAATATCGTTACCCGCGATGCGAAAGAACAAGCTGTATCTTATACAATGGATGAACTTGAAGAGCAACTAGACCCGGCAATATTTTTTCGTGCTAACCGGCAATACCTGATCAACATCAAAAGTCTGGAGAGTATACACAACTATTTCAATGGCAAATTAAAACTTATCCTGGTTCCTGCAGCAGCGGCCGATATTCATATCAGTAAGGAAAAGGCAAGTCAGTTTAAGAAATGGCTGGATAGCTGATTCAGTCGTACTGAAAGTTGTTTCATCTGTCAATAAAGCGTTCTCAGTTATTTCTTCTCCCTCATTTTGTGACTTAAACCATAAAATTGCATCGTTGTAATCTGTATTTATTAAGCAATATAGGTTCCCGCAATTTATGCAAATCCTATCACACTCATGAAAGTTGAAAACAAATCTCTTCTGTTAAGAAGACCAGGCCTTTTATTTTGTACAGCACTGCTCCTTACTTCTTTATTCAGTTGCCGCTCCGCTAACGAAAACACGGGTACCCAAGAAGCTCCACCAACAATACCCGTTATCACACTGACAAATTCTACAGCAACGACTACTAAAGATTATACAGGTACCCTTGAAGGAAAGGTAAATGTTGAAATCAGGCCTCAGGTAGAGGGCTATCTTGACAAGGTTTACGTTGATGAAGGTGCATTTGTGCAGGCAGGCGAATTATTATTTAAAATTAACGATCAGCCTTACCAGCAGCAATTCAATAATGCCGTTGCCGTTATGCATGCCGCAGAAGCAGCATTAAGCAATACACAGCTGGAAATAGATAAGGTTATCCCCCTGGTTAAAAGTAACGTAGTCTCTGCTATACAGCTTAAAACAGTGCAGGCAGCCCATAATGTAGCAAAAGCAAATCTGGAACAGGCAAAAGCAGCAGTAGGGTCAGCAAAGATCAATCTGGGGTTCACAAAAATTAAAGCCCCAGTAAGTGGCTTCATCGGCAGAATTCCACGCAGGTTAGGCAGTTTAGTTGGCCGGAATGATCAGCAGCCTTTAACGACGCTTTCAGATGTACATGAAATCTATGCTTACTTCTCTATTGGCGAAAGCGACTTTATCAATTTCAAATCACAGTTTCCAGGTAAAACACTGACCGAAAAAATAAAGCAGATCCCGCCGGTTTCTTTACTCCTTGCAGATAATACTATTTATACACATCAGGGACGTATCAGTATGGTTGATGGACAATTCGATAAGAATACAGGGTCTATTATGCTGAGGGCAACATTTCCGAATGCAGATGGCTTGTTACGTGCAGGAAATACCGGAAAGATCAGAATTGATCAGCTTCACCAAAGTTCTCTATTAGTCCCTCAGGCTTCAACGCTGGAACTTCAGAATAAAGTCTTTGTCTACAAACTAGCGGACAGCAACAAGCTCAGCAGAGTAATGATTGACATTGCGGGTAAAAGTGGTGCAGACTACATTATCAAAGATGGTTTAAAGCCTGGTGACAAGATCGTATCCGTTGGACTAGACCGCCTGCATGAAGGTATGGTTATCAATCCAGGTTCTTCAAAGGTTCCTTCAAAAGCTGCAAAACAATAATATTAACATTAGCCGGGACAGTTCAATTGTCCGGCATCATTATACAATGAATCATGTTTAAGAAATTCATAGAAAGACCCGTATTGGCTACGGTTATCTCCATTTTACTGTTAATACTTGGGTTCTTAAGTATGACAAAACTCCCGGTCACTCAATTTCCTGAGATTGCACCACCCAGTGTATTCGTAACAGCGGTATACCCTGGTGCAAATGCAGAAACCGTGGCACGTACCGTTGCCCCTTCTTTAGAAGACGCAATTAATGGGGTAGAGAATATGACTTATATTAAGTCAACCTCAAGCAATGACGGCTCACTAAGTCTCCAGGTTTATTTTAAACTTGGTACGGATCCCGATCAGGCAGCAGTGAACGTCCAAAACAGGGTATCACAAGCCATTAGTCAGCTACCAACAGAAGTAGTCCAAATTGGTGTAACCACGCAAAAGCAGCAGAACAGCATGATTATGTTCATGTCTATTTATGACGAAAGCAAAAAGTATGACGCTGCATTTGTGGAGAATTATGCGAAGATCAATGTGATCCCTGTGCTTAAAAGGGTTACAGGAGTTGGTAACGTTACTGTATTCGGAAACAAAGATTATGCGATGCGTATCTGGTTAAACCCAGAACAAATGGCCTCTTATGGTTTAACTCCGCAAGAAGTAATGGTAGCTATTCAGGATCAGAATGTAGAAGCAGCTCCGGGAAAATTCGGTGAAGGCAGTAAAGAAGCATTTGAATATGTACTTAAATATAAAGGTAAATCTAATCAGCCTTTAGGCTTTGAAGAGATGATTATCCGTGCAAATGCAGATGGATCAGTACTGCGTGTAAAAGACGTGGCGAAAGTTGAATTTGGCTCTTATACCTACAGCGGTGACACTTGGGTGAACGGCAAGTTCGGTGCAGGTATGGCAATTTACCAAACCGCAGGATCCAATGCAAACAAAGTACAGGAAGACATCAATGAAGCGATGTTGAAACTCTCAAAAACTTTCCCCAAAGGCTTAAAATATGAAACTCCTTTGAGCACAAAAGTTCAACTTGATCAATCGATTTCCCAGGTAATACATACTTTGATAGAAGCATTTATATTGGTTTTTATCGTGGTATTTATTTTCCTTCAGGACTTCAGATCGACCTTGATTCCCGCTATTGCTGTGCCGGTAGCAATTATTGGAACATTCTTTTTTATGCAATTATTCGGATTCTCGATTAACTTGTTAACATTGTTTGCCCTGGTACTTGCCATTGGAATTGTAGTAGATGATGCCATCGTTGTAGTGGAGGCAGTCCATTCAAAAATGGAACATGAGCATCTTGCCGCAAAACCAGCTACTTTATCGGCTATGCACGATATAACCGGGGCAGTAATCTCCATTACACTGGTTATGGCAGCTGTATTTTTACCAGTAGGTTTCATGGAAGGCCCGACAGGAGTATTCTACAGACAGTTTGCCTTTACCCTGGCTATTGCTATTGTGATTTCAGCAGTGAATGCGTTGACGCTAAGTCCTGCATTATGTGCATTATTTCTTAAAAACAACCATACCGCCCCTGCTCAAAAGACAAAGTTCAGCGACCGGTTCTTTACCGCATTTAATACCGGATTTTCAGCAATGACAGATCGGTATATCAAAAGTGTCAAAGTATTGATCCGTTTTAAATGGGCAAGTTTTGGTGCATTCGCCTTATTGATGCTTTTAACCTTCTGGATGCTGCGTACTACACCTAAAGGCTTTATTCCTGATGAGGATGGTAGTTTCATTGTATTTTCTTTAGCGATGCCAGCAGGGTCTTCTTTAGACCGGACCGGTAAGGCATTGAAGAAAGCCGATAGCATAATTAAAACCATACCCGCCGCTGAAAGCATTACGAGTATTTCTGGTTTTGATATGTTAAGTTCAGCTAACAGTCCATCATTTGGTGTCGGTTTCATTAAATTAAAAGATCTCGATAAAAGAGGAGAGGTTAAAAACATTAATGAGATCATCGGTGTGATGAATCAAAAACTCTCTACCATTCTGGAAGGCAGCATATTCGTATTCACCATGCCAACTGTTCCTGGGTTCGGGAATGTCAGCGGATTGGAATTTGTTTTACAAGACCGTACAGGAGCCAAACTTGACAAATTCAGTGAAATTGCCAGGGGGTTTACCCAGGAATTGATGAAGCGTAAAGAAATAGAGGCGGCATTTACTACTTTCAGGACAGATTATCCGCAGCTGGAAATGGAAGTTGATGCTATAAAAGCCAAGCAACTTGGTGTTAGCATAAAGGAACTGATGGGAGTTATGCAAGCTTATTACGGAAGTATACAAACTTCAGACTTTAACCGGTTTGGCAAATATTACAGAGTAGTTGTGCAGGCAAACGTAGCTTCAAGAGCGACACCTGAATCGATGAACGGAATATTTGTTAAAAACAATGGTGGCAAGATGGTTCCTGTCAACACCTTAATTAAATTAAAAAGGGTTTATGGCCCTGAAACGGTATCCCGTTATAATCTTTTCAATGCGATTAGTATTAATGCAACGACCAAAGCCGGATTCAGTACAGGCGATGCCATTAATGCGACAGAAGAAGTTGCAGCTAAATATCTTCCTGAAGGTTATAGTTATGAATGGACTGGAATGTCCCTGGAAGAAAAAACCTCTGGTGGACAGGCAGCGACCGTATTCGGTTTATGTTTACTTTTTGTTTATTTCCTGCTGGCTGCACAATATGAAAGTTATATTTTACCACTAGCAGTTATTCTTTCTGTTCCGGTAGGTATTCTGGGGGTATTGTTAGCCGTTAATATGGCTGGGCTTGAAAATAACATTTATGTCCAGGTGGCCATGGTCATGCTAATCGGCTTACTGGCTAAAAATGCGATCCTGATTATTGAATATGCCGTACAAAGGCGGAAGGCAGGAATGACCTTATTAGATTCAGCTCTTGAAGCATCTAAACTCAGACTGCGCCCAATCATTATGACCTCTCTTGCATTTATCGTTGGATTGATCCCTTTGATGCGTGCTGTTGGACCATCGGCATTAGGCAACCGTTCCATTGGAACAGGTGCAGCGGGTGGAATGGTTCTGGGTGTAATACTGGGTATATTTATTATCCCGGTACTCTACGTCGCATTTCAGTATTTACATGAAAAAATAAGTGGTCAGCAGACCGCAACAGAAAGTTAACTGACCTTTAGAAATCGGAACATGAAACTGAATAAATATATATACTTTTTAGCTTTACCACTGGCGTTATCAGCCTGCAAAACCGGAAAAGACTATGTCAGGCCTCAAACTGCCCTGCCCGGACAATTCAACACCACAACTGCAGCTACCGGAACAAGTATCGCAAATATTGCCTATAAGGATTTCTTCACAGAGCCTGCCTTAAAGCAATTAATAGACAGTGCAGTACTGCGTAATTTTGACCTTGCTTTTGCCATTAAGAATATAGAAAGTGCCAGAATAAGCTTAAAACAGACAAACGCAAGCTTTTTCCCTGATCTTACTCTGCAAGTTAATGCAGCTACTAACAGATCTTCAGATAATAGCATAAACGGAAAAAGTGCAGCGATGTTTGCCGGA is a window encoding:
- a CDS encoding SusC/RagA family TonB-linked outer membrane protein gives rise to the protein MKRKLLNFIVLSLLCISSAFAQNTTIKGKVTGKGDGLPIPGVSVKVKGKTTGAQTDGNGAYAIGPVTPSDVIVFSAIGYTTTEQTVGSKAVINALLSEDAQALSEVVINVAYGTSKKEAITGSVAQISKKELELRPLTNVNSALSGASAGVMSSSGSGQPGASGSIRIRGFGSINASNTPLYVVDGAPYDGDLSNLNVNDIQNISILKDASASALYGSRAANGVVIVTTIKGRKGNDQLGLNITQGISSRGIPEYDRVDAAQYYPLAWQAYKNNLVYPQSGKGLTDVEARAKASSSIKGALGYNPFNVADNAIVGTDGLLNPNAKLLYDDFDWAKPLIRVGKRTDANLNYSGASEKSDYFMSLGYLDDKGYVERSDYNRITGRVSVNANPLTWFKTGLNVSGNLTKSNIASGMTLNSQGTTGGTSYNNVFYFARNIGPIYPVYMHDASGAFMTDKNGDKIFDPGALRPAGASSGRHVVQETLLNQELTKINSLSARTFGEVTFLKDFKFTQKLNVDVSEYSANSYDNRFIGDGAPSGRSSNSGSTTTSFTSTQILNYNKTVEKSNFDFLAGHETYQYTYNYRTGSRNGQVLDGNTELINFTTTSDLNAYKNVYNLESYFTQLNYNYDGKYFMNGSFRRDGSSKFSSQSRWGNFFSVGASWLITAEDFMKSTPWVDYLKLRTSYGSVGNDRLLDANGNDIYYNYKSYYNLNYNNNKEGGLALNTLATPDLKWETNYSTDIALEYGLFKNRLRGTIEVFDRRSNNLLFNVPLPVSNGVPTIARNIGSMYNKGIEFEIGGDIIKRKSFQWTANINMTAVKNSITKLPEETPTIIDGVTKLQVGQSRYDFWLRKWGGVDPADGVSLYVRDKNIPVGNAAQSRTINGVDYTTNPNNAEYGYAGTAIPKLAGSITNSFTYKDFQFSFLVNYQIGGKVYDSAYAGLMTYSRYGGALHVDALNAWKNSGDVTDVPRLDVGQSAFNNAASDRWLINASYIAFRSATLSYNLPKALVAKADLKNARVYVGGENLFLLSKRKGLDPSYSYNGTTSAGYSPTRTITLGLNVAF
- a CDS encoding LytR/AlgR family response regulator transcription factor encodes the protein MNVLIIEDEKLNAIRLQKILLEIDSHTEIVATLDTIADSVQWLRSNPHPNLILMDVRLADGICFEIFSKVEITVPVIFTTAYDEYALRAFKVNSIDYLLKPIDIDELRGSISKFKQQHTQKISSGTIEEVVAIIKKQNPNYRSRFLIPYRDGYKTIMVPDIAYFYSENKITNIVTRDAKEQAVSYTMDELEEQLDPAIFFRANRQYLINIKSLESIHNYFNGKLKLILVPAAAADIHISKEKASQFKKWLDS
- a CDS encoding efflux RND transporter permease subunit, with the translated sequence MFKKFIERPVLATVISILLLILGFLSMTKLPVTQFPEIAPPSVFVTAVYPGANAETVARTVAPSLEDAINGVENMTYIKSTSSNDGSLSLQVYFKLGTDPDQAAVNVQNRVSQAISQLPTEVVQIGVTTQKQQNSMIMFMSIYDESKKYDAAFVENYAKINVIPVLKRVTGVGNVTVFGNKDYAMRIWLNPEQMASYGLTPQEVMVAIQDQNVEAAPGKFGEGSKEAFEYVLKYKGKSNQPLGFEEMIIRANADGSVLRVKDVAKVEFGSYTYSGDTWVNGKFGAGMAIYQTAGSNANKVQEDINEAMLKLSKTFPKGLKYETPLSTKVQLDQSISQVIHTLIEAFILVFIVVFIFLQDFRSTLIPAIAVPVAIIGTFFFMQLFGFSINLLTLFALVLAIGIVVDDAIVVVEAVHSKMEHEHLAAKPATLSAMHDITGAVISITLVMAAVFLPVGFMEGPTGVFYRQFAFTLAIAIVISAVNALTLSPALCALFLKNNHTAPAQKTKFSDRFFTAFNTGFSAMTDRYIKSVKVLIRFKWASFGAFALLMLLTFWMLRTTPKGFIPDEDGSFIVFSLAMPAGSSLDRTGKALKKADSIIKTIPAAESITSISGFDMLSSANSPSFGVGFIKLKDLDKRGEVKNINEIIGVMNQKLSTILEGSIFVFTMPTVPGFGNVSGLEFVLQDRTGAKLDKFSEIARGFTQELMKRKEIEAAFTTFRTDYPQLEMEVDAIKAKQLGVSIKELMGVMQAYYGSIQTSDFNRFGKYYRVVVQANVASRATPESMNGIFVKNNGGKMVPVNTLIKLKRVYGPETVSRYNLFNAISINATTKAGFSTGDAINATEEVAAKYLPEGYSYEWTGMSLEEKTSGGQAATVFGLCLLFVYFLLAAQYESYILPLAVILSVPVGILGVLLAVNMAGLENNIYVQVAMVMLIGLLAKNAILIIEYAVQRRKAGMTLLDSALEASKLRLRPIIMTSLAFIVGLIPLMRAVGPSALGNRSIGTGAAGGMVLGVILGIFIIPVLYVAFQYLHEKISGQQTATES
- a CDS encoding sensor histidine kinase, which translates into the protein MAKNTKETSERTFYQHFRFFILPVVFFCFYIFIYLLNPYDPFWNVYFEQNIYTLLTEWLGVMVVCFLITESSLLIARWLDRHIPWIESPLLRFVCQFFLQIIIAGAVINLLLYIDHLVYPRCDTSSQSDKTSSWQVGLVSIIISTLISAIYTADFFLRKWKMSMLETSALELKAYDLNQVAMQAELQSLKAQLDPHFMFNNFSTLSSLIAENPESALLFLDNLSKVYRYMIINLSRDIISLKDEIKFINSYIYLIKIRVSDNLQINIDIPENYEIKGVPPITLQLLIENAIKHNVASRSRPLHINICINAEGWLEVSNNLQLVNFHIPSTRVGLKNIISRYRLLSDACPQIIENENTFIVKLPLLEITE
- a CDS encoding RagB/SusD family nutrient uptake outer membrane protein, which codes for MKTIKYKFLPFLLIALTFASCKKSFLETNPTDKADDATVFKTTDNAMAALNGIHRMLYKQFDDNNQDQGGESGMKINLDMLGEDVVMTTAGNGWYNNMYKWIDHRNASSINDKYAYKFYYTIIANANQIIAKVNGAEGEQAAKDAIMAEALTYRAWAHFLLVQIYSKRYDAAGNNTQPGVPIVLATDVTAKPRGTVEGVYTQINTDIDAAIVLFAKTSVRANKSHFDLRVAKGIKARVALTQGLWTVAAANAVEARAASSLMTNDEYKSGFNNSANQEWIWGSKQVEDQSSDFSSFFAYMSSNFNSSNVRTNPKAINKLLYDKIAATDVRKTLWDPTGADKTFLVPPSGARKPYMNRKFMVAGVTSIGDVAHMRTAEMYLIEAEALARTGQHSLAQAALYKLAVNRDPNYVLSTNTGDALINEILIQRRVELWGEGFRFTDLKRLNSALDRSNSNHTNELATTLGEAAGDPKWQWVIPQSEINANPAIGPGGQNP
- a CDS encoding efflux RND transporter periplasmic adaptor subunit produces the protein MKVENKSLLLRRPGLLFCTALLLTSLFSCRSANENTGTQEAPPTIPVITLTNSTATTTKDYTGTLEGKVNVEIRPQVEGYLDKVYVDEGAFVQAGELLFKINDQPYQQQFNNAVAVMHAAEAALSNTQLEIDKVIPLVKSNVVSAIQLKTVQAAHNVAKANLEQAKAAVGSAKINLGFTKIKAPVSGFIGRIPRRLGSLVGRNDQQPLTTLSDVHEIYAYFSIGESDFINFKSQFPGKTLTEKIKQIPPVSLLLADNTIYTHQGRISMVDGQFDKNTGSIMLRATFPNADGLLRAGNTGKIRIDQLHQSSLLVPQASTLELQNKVFVYKLADSNKLSRVMIDIAGKSGADYIIKDGLKPGDKIVSVGLDRLHEGMVINPGSSKVPSKAAKQ